The genomic stretch TCTTCTACATCGGTACCTTCATCGATGTTTGTAGACGGTGTGGCTGTCATCGAATTTTTTTGTCTCTTTGATGCACCGCTGTTTTTATTCCTATTTGCAAATTCCTCCCATTTTGGTTGGTGTCGAAGAATTTCCCAAGAATGCAAATATGGGAATGTCTTCTGTTGGACATTCTTGTGACGAGTACTCCATAGTTGATTAGCCATGTTCTTCAAAGATTCTTCATTATGACCACTAGGATGACTCTCTTTAATTTGTATGTAGCATCCGTTGAACTTCGATACTTCGGCGCTCATCTTAAACCAATGATTAGAAGCCTTTGGAATGTCGATTGGATCACCGTCTTTCCTCCATTCGTTGTAGTAGTCAACAATTCTTTGCCAATAActattgtaagattgatgattacCGGTGGcaccgtcatttgaaattgttaaCCAACTTTTGCATAGATCCTCATCTTTTGTTTGGCTCCACTTAAATTTGCCTTTCATGTTTGATGATTCTACGATTTGAACTTCATCCTCTTCTTCAACTTCATGTTGACGAGTTTGAGACTCGGTACCCGACATCGGCGTTGAACTATCTTGGTTAGAAAAGCCACCCAAGCTATTTCTTCTTGTGCTCTCTGGTGCCATATGTGAATAGTTCGGAGATTGTATATTTACGCTTCTTGGCAATGCTCGAGGAAGAGGTGTTTGAGAATTTTGTAGTATATCATTGTTTGGAAAATTTGATAACAATGAGTAATATTGACTATAAGGATCTTCATTATCCATGCTAATTTCAATAATCCGAAATTGGAAGACAAAATATTTAACATGAAATTTGCATAAGGAAAGTTAACAAAACAAAGCATGAAATATGGAACTAATTTCTAAATTATAGGGGaaagtttgtttacatttcacAAGTATATAGGACTATAGGAGTTATATGTAGATTTTGGTTGTTTGTAGATATAGGACTATAGGAGTTATCTATAGCATTTGGATCATCAGCAAAGTAAGCCAACTTTCTGTTTTCTACCTTCTTCCAAATTCTCGAACTAAGCATTTAGATATAGTATGCTCGAACTAAGCATTTAGCGTCGGCGATACAATTCGGGCGATACAATTCGATACATCGAGCAATTTGAGTTATATGTAGGTTTTGATTAAAATGCAAATCAAATAAtaagaataaataaaaaattaatagaGCTAATTTCCTATTGGTTGTTTGGTAAATGTGGGGCCATCTAAGCAAGTAGCTTAATGAAGTTTTACTGAAAGCTTAAGCCAAGCCTAATATATACATCCTTCTCCAACCACAGAAGAACTCTTGCAATTTTatgaaattgcaagcaagtccctaagctACATCATTGGACTTGCTCTTATAGATTGATTTCGATCAATCTAGTTTctttaccttataaaaaaaaaaaaaaaaagtcggtCTGAGAGAAATGTCCCAGCAATTAATTAGGATTAGTATGAAGGGAGTACAAAACGAGCAACTTTAACCAAAGGTTTGAACACTATCCATGAATCGCAATCTGCTTATAACGTGCATTGTGCTCGACTGCTCGATACACAATAATAAAAGTGTAATTTACAAGTACGTTGAGTATCATTATCCCCATTTGAATTCTATACGCCTAGTTGAATATTTGGCTTATTGTTAGTACAACAATCTAAAATTTGTATTAGAGAATAAGAGGAAGAGTAGTTAGGGGTTAGGATGGGTGTAAGCCTGTAAGAACATCATCATATCTCAGCAATGGTTTGCAATGCCGGCCTCCATTGCCCCCCGCCACCACGTTTCCTACCTACTCCTCTGCTCCCGCTTCCTATCTGTCAATAGATGCGTGAAAAAAATATGATTGGACAAATGTAACGACCATATATTGTACTCTGTAAAACACTTTCAGAGCCATCACATAAATTATACGGTAATAACACAAACACGAGCGAGTTAACATGTACTCCGTAAGACTTAAGAGTGTGGTATATAAATGAGGCACGACCTTGCCAGTATGTTAGACGATCTTGTTCAACTTAGCAATGCATAAGCCATAACCTTAAATCCTTAATTGAGGTCGTTATCATGACTTATTTAAAGAAATCATTACCAGACGCCACTAATAACATTGTCCCTGTGATTTAAAGCCTACCGGACTCACAAGCATGCGATTATGTCGAGGATTAGAAGCAGGATTAAGATTTTAGGGTAGCGAAATTTTTTGTTCTGCTTTTCTCacaaaatgatttgaaatgggaATAGACACATTGTTACTGTGATAGAAGTGCACTTCAGAGTTCACGGTGCATGAATGCTTTGAAGCAGAAATTATGCTCGTATATTTTGAAAAATGTAACGAATTATATTGAATAGAGGAAGTACATATAATTAGGGCTGTAAATGAACTGAGCCGGCTCGTAGACCCCTCGGAAtcagctcggtcaaagctcggctcgaaaTCAGTCAAAACTGATTCCAAGCCGATTTCGAGCCGAGGTGGACCATATTTGGGCCGATTCCGAGCTTAGAAGTGCTCGGAATCGGAAGTTCGTTTAGGCTCgttttatattttattaatatttaatttttgcatTTTACAATTATTTTTATTCTTAATATAATGttattttagcatttataattatatttttattatatttgatAAGTACTTTATATTTGTATTTTTCttaaaatatttttattttaaatttgatttaaaagttCGAGAAAATAATGTTTGAACAGAGCTCGAGTTGAGCTCGAGCCTAATCCGAGCTAATTCCGAGCTTTGACTTTTTGAGCTCGGAAAATTCCGAGCTCAAACTCAAGTTTCCGAGCCAATTCTGAGCCCACTAAAGCTCAAGCTCAAATCGGCTCGGTTACACCCTACATATAACGATACATGGATATAGTATACTACGTATTTTCTTTTCTATGTAAGACTGTAACTACTTCTCATACACGGCTCTCGAATCAGTATTATGGCAAAGTGAAGAGACAAATAAAACAAAACCCCAATTTACCTCTGCAATTTCATCTCCCAATTCATCTCTCCATTCCATGTCTATGCTTTCACCAAGTTCCTTTAATAATTACTATCAGGGGCGGCCAATGAGTTCGGGAGGCCCTGTTCCGAATATTAAGTAGAGGTCCCAAAACTAAAATTAAATTACCATTTACTTGGGGTCCTAAACGAAGATTATTGATCACCGTTCACTGACTCATAGTAATTGATCTCATCGTACATTTATacgaagcaaaagaaaaaaaaggaaattttGAATAAAGGAAATGCTAAGATATATTTTAGGCATttgtaaaaaaaaacaaattataaaATAAGACAGTCTCACACTATGAAACGATCCATTTTTTATAAAATAACTATTTGTTTAATGCTAATAAATGATtttttttactcaataaaatcgtctcacaatataaaaccgtcttatacaaTAATTACTGTAAAAAGTTGATAGAtaaaattgtcaaaaaaaaaagaatacaaGAATCAAGAATGTTAAAAATGTCGTTAAAAATTCTGACTGATGTATACTAGTGTACTATTACCGTGTATTCTATGAACcaagtaaataataataataataaaaaaaagaattTGGGGAAATGAGGAAACAAAGGAGTAGGAACAGTAAATGCACTTATGCATGTATCATATGACATACACTGAGTATTAATATTTGACTGTTTGTATGGATTGGGCTCAAAATTTTGGAGCCCTATTTTCCCTTGGGCCCCAGTGCAAAGAGCTAAAATGCTCTACCTCTTAGCCGCCCATGCTAACTATGCGTATTTGTGAGAACCTTTAGGGTGTatttggattgagtgatttggagggaaaagaaagggagggagagtaggggattgaAAATCCtctgtttggatagcaaataaggatggagagaaatggagggggagagatttagAGGGTTCCATTTTCCCTCATCCAAGGCAAATCataatctctccacaataggcaataTTTGGaaagaaattgtatccaaacacccacatttcatttgccctccccttcccttacctccctttctcttccctccttccccctccccttcctttccctctaTTTTTGCTATTCAAACACACCCTAAGTGTGTGTTTGAATTGAAAGATTTGGAGAAAAAAGTAAGGGATAGAGAATAGAGGATTTAAATTcccttgtttggttagcaaataaGGATGGAGGGAAACGTATGGGAAGGATTTGGAGGGATCTATTTTCCCTCTTTCAATGCAAATCAAAATCTTTTCCCAATAGGTAAGATATGAAGGGAAATTGTATTCAAACACACACACTCCatttcccctccccttccctccctttctcttcccttatttcccctcctctccctttctctccatttttgctatccaaacacgcCCTAAAGCTGATTTCCCCCTCCAAATTAATTCATCTTCACAAACAAAAACACTCTTAATTGACCGTCATATTCTATTCTCCAATGTCTCAAAGTTTTGCGACGGTAGGGTAATCGCAAATCAAAAGAATACACAAAAATGTGACCCAAGGCAACATGGAAAGTTTACCAAGACCTTAGGAGCCTGGAGTCATTTTTGACAAATTATACTCGCAATAAACCATAGTCAATTAGAATATCAAACAATTTATTGAATCATCGTCTCAATCAGTAATCTAAACTGATAATTGAATTAATATCCTTTTCAACCATTGTGTAACGATACATTCACAGTACTCGTAAATTTAGCAAATGCAACAATCAATTTATTTGATATTTCAGCTTCGGTAGATAAGAATTTTTGAATTTGGTGTCGAACAGGCCAACTCTAAATACAGGAAATTAATAACAAAGAAAGCAGAACAAAACCTGTTTTTTCTCGTTGTTGTCGTCATCTAAAACCCCACTTCCCTTGAGAAATTTCCCTGATTTCGTCGTCTTTTTCAATGTGAAATCCTTTATAACATCTACACACCAAAAAAGAAAAACAATTGCATTTATATTTAATAACATCGTAAATTCGTAATTAattaatcaaaatcaaactcaaaattAAAATAACCTTCAAAACTGATGAGTCGATAAACCTGACCAATGTGCAAAGTATCACCAGGCCTAAGAAGCTTGAGATTATTATTATCCTTGTCCGATTTTCCATTCTTACCGCCACGAGGCCGCGGAACAACAAGCGCAACATAATATCCAGGATTTGAACTCATGACCTCATTTGCGCTAATTGACCACAATATCCACTCGGACTTCCGTTTTTCGGGATGTTGCACTTCCACCGTCGCCACCTCCGCCGTCTGACAATTCCCCATTACTGTTTTCTTATGATTAATATTTGAGAATATTTGTAATGTTAGGAAGAGTGAAATAATGAATGAATTTGGAGTAAGAGTAAATGGCAAATATATATgacaaaaaaggaaaaattaGATTATTTCTGTGATTTTTTAAGGGAAATTGGATTTGATGAAAGGAATGTAACGTAGGTGAATATTTGTAATTATCTGAGAATCCGAGTACTCGAATTGGGAAAGAATTGAAGTGAGAGCACAGAACGGAATCAAATCAACTGATCATGGATGTGACTAACTAATTAACACGAAACTGTAGTAAATTTTTGTTGCGGAATATTGAGGAATTCGATGACAATAAAGTTTGTTACGGAATATTAGGGTTAATACGTTTGGATTGAAGATAATCTTTTACTGTATTTCACTAATGAGAAATATTGAGAATTGAGGTATTGGAGCTCCAGTCAAATTATCGAAAACTCTATCCgttttttataaaaatatattCTCAAAGTTTATTATAGTTTTACCATTAAAGTCGTTACAAAAGGAGCATTACGAGTATAAATTTTATAATATTTACTCATACATATACTTTCAGAAATTTGCGTGTATCATgttaaatgacaatgcatgtaaaaataaaataaaagggattAATAAAAGGGTTTAAGTATACTCGTTTTTTTATTGGAGCAAGTTCTTTGAATCACTCGGTGAATATGCACGTCCAGCAAAAAATGCAGTAAGTAAACTATACAACCGGCTATACTGGTTATATCAGAGATTCCATTTTATGTCCCATCTCGTGTCCCATTACTTCTCGTAATGACACATTAGCATATTGAGATATAATATTACCATTTTTATTATTTCTAGTGTGTGATGTGTCAAGATTTTAATGGAATGGAACATAAGATGGGACATAAAAATGGGACCGATAATCTCCACTACTGGTTATATAGAACAGAAACCGAGTTTTATAATGTGTTTACTAATTACTTAGACCTACAGATCATGAGCTTTATTTGAGAGAATCCGAGCTccattataaaaatgttgaacttaaaaattataataaacctaaaaaataatatatatatgagctcaattaaattttaatttttgacattaaaaaattaaaatataaataaaaaattataaaaattcgaaaaaaatacacataaactCAGTTAAATTAGTTATAATTGTACAATACTCTTATACAAGCACTACTACAAACAGAAGCAATAGCAACACCATGAAAATGTTGCAAAATGTCTTAAAAATGTTGCCTTATACTTTAAGCAACATTTTTAATAGTGTTGCCTAAAGCTTCGTTGCTGATATCAATCAACGCAACACTTAGTGCAACACTTTTTCATCAAAAGCAACACTTAAACAAAGTGTTGCGCCTTTTTTTATTATGCAACACTTTTTTTCTGCAACACTTTTTTCCTAGCAACTGCAACACTTTTGTTATTTAAATGGCAACACTTTCTTAAATCATTTGCAACAGTTTATTATTGAACTAAGCAACACAATCAACAAATAGATGCAACACTTTTGATGTCGATAACGCAACATTATTTCTATAAAAAATGCAACACTTGGGCAAGAGGGAGATAATTTCATTCCAAGAAAAAACGCAAATACACTGTTTTTCTTTTGTAATGAGCGTGTATTCTTTATACTAACAATTGTAATAGCATTAAAATACAACTTGCTAACTTAATAGAGTGAAGAATCTAAGCCGCGTCTTGATGTTTAGCTTAATCTTGGTAATGAGCACTTGAAGGCCTGTGGAGCAAGCTAAGGCATTCCTTTCGTTTCTAGCAAACCATATCCACCACAATAGTAATAATCACCTTCCCCTGTAATTAAGATTCAAAGCTCTTTCAGCTTATAAACCAGTCCCAACGAGCACAAGTAGGAACTCGAGTTCCTAATCAGTCATGCATCAAAGTCGAACACTTTACGCTATATATACCTGCAGCAAAAAAAAAATGGTCTAACATTCTCAGTAGCTTGCATATAGCATAGACAAACACCATCTTGCACCATCCTATTTGTATCACTCTTCCCATAATGCAACCAAAGTTAAATCAGTAAAAGATGTAGTAAAATGGATCAGGCACATGATCCAAAAGCAAAACAAGTGTGCATAGTTCTTATAATAGTATTTCATATTAGAAGCTAATTTCAATAAAAGAAACACGAAAATCGTTTGAGAAAACCAATGTAAGGTATGAGCGGAAGTTAAAATAACAACAAAATCGGCAACAGTTTCACTACCCAGTACGGCAGACGGCAGTACCCACCCCTAAATCCAATTCCTTCACCCAAGAAACAAAACAAAGGAGTAATGTCGGCTAAGGGAGGTAAGACGATGCTCAAAATACATCCACTATGGTTTGTGTAACTTAATTAACAGGACGCTTAAACATTTTTAATCAAGATAATATATTGCTTTTCTAAAAGTAACATAGATACACCAAGCGTCCATTGCAGTTAAAGCGGTAAGAAAGATCAATGTACCTTGCCTATCTAAGTGATCCATCCAACAAAAATAGTTGACCATGCTAAAGAACAAATATAGCAAGAAAGGGAATCAAAATGACATGAATCAAGACTAAAGTACCTAAATATGGATGTGATTAACAACAAACTAAAGTGTGAGAAACCAGATCTGGTACATATTAATGATATTTTTAGAATGAATAGGCTATTGATCCTATTGAAACACGCTACCTCAAAATTGATACGTGAACTTAAAATTTCAACTATCACCCACAATTAACTGAAGTCAGAAGTTCAACACATATACTGCAGTTTTTTTTATATTGTTGAATggttaaataataatttttttattctaaacaaaaaataagagaaaatttAACATGTGGCTCACCATCTTTGTTAACAGCTTTGGGAGTAAGATGAGAAACATCATCTGCGAAATAGAGAACAACAATTACACTATCCTACAACCCAACCATTGCATAGCCGCAACACCCAATAGTAAGAAGAGTAAACAAGAGGGAACCAGGCCTGAAAAAATACATTTTGCCTCATTTCATCACACTATAGAGTGAATAATAATAAGGAGACTTATCAAAATCAATCATGGTTGTATACTGATGAAGAGACAATATACGTATAAAAGGGGATTAGCCTTGACAAATTAGCATACAataaaaaaattcataaataacATGATGCCACTAAAAACGAGGCCAACAACAATCCACCATCAAAAGAATTATTAGTAATACATTCTCTTAATATACTAATAAGGAACAAGGTTAAACATTCCTATATCCCTCTTCTGTTTGCAGATGTTCCAGAATCATTTTTATTCTATATTAATTAATAGACACTAGTTCATCTTCAATCATCAGTCAGTTAAGATTAGCATCCTATTCACTATTGCTTAGCTCACTAGTAATGCAAAATCATAAACTCCTAgctcatctttgatcatcaatcagtTCAAATTAGCTTAATATTCACTATTGCTGAATGTTTAGGGCTGAGAAAATATTTCATCTTTTACAGCATTAGATTAGCCTATCAGTCTTTACTTAGCTGGTAAAATCATTACATGGTGACACTTACGAACTGGGTTGAAACCTAATAGCATGAAAAATGACACAGTTGCTTCTATTACACCAAGAATATATACGGAGTAGCATCTGTCATATGCCAAATCAAATCAGCATTGCTTAGAACCCTAAGCACTAAAACTATGACAAAGTATAGAGGCAGAAACTCAGATCAATGAAGATAAATCTATCATTCCCCTTGGATACTACCTCAAATCCTATAATGTCTAAACTAACCAGTAGATTGAAATTGTTATCATGCTTTCGAAATCAAATCGAAAGCAACCTAGTAACACCAAACTACACAATCACCAACAAAGCAGCTACTTTCAAGATCCC from Silene latifolia isolate original U9 population chromosome 2, ASM4854445v1, whole genome shotgun sequence encodes the following:
- the LOC141641729 gene encoding glutathione S-transferase T3-like gives rise to the protein MDNEDPYSQYYSLLSNFPNNDILQNSQTPLPRALPRSVNIQSPNYSHMAPESTRRNSLGGFSNQDSSTPMSGTESQTRQHEVEEEDEVQIVESSNMKGKFKWSQTKDEDLCKSWLTISNDGATGNHQSYNSYWQRIVDYYNEWRKDGDPIDIPKASNHWFKMSAEVSKFNGCYIQIKESHPSGHNEESLKNMANQLWSTRHKNVQQKTFPYLHSWEILRHQPKWEEFANRNKNSGASKRQKNSMTATPSTNIDEGTDVEEISEKRPIGQKASKAASKGKGSKKKGSEDFVNSFGEYKELQTKKFSLWEERIRISDFEILTKDTSNMDDRARKDHEQVCKIIRAKYGIE
- the LOC141643562 gene encoding uncharacterized protein LOC141643562; protein product: MGNCQTAEVATVEVQHPEKRKSEWILWSISANEVMSSNPGYYVALVVPRPRGGKNGKSDKDNNNLKLLRPGDTLHIGQVYRLISFEDVIKDFTLKKTTKSGKFLKGSGVLDDDNNEKKQIGSGSRGVGRKRGGGGQWRPALQTIAEI